The genomic segment CGCCTGGAAAAGGGGTCGCTCATCCAGGCTCCGACGAACCTGATGCACTTCGACGAGCAGGTCTGGGGTCACGAGGAGCATCCAGCCACGGAGTTCTGGGCAGCTAGGCACGtgaagcaggccgaggggctggatgaggaggagacgggccacgtgacggcgaagaggcAGTTCGTCATGGCTGGGAAGCCGAGTGAATTCTTTCCGTACGGTGAGTCAACCCCTGGACTGTCAGTACTACCTCTGTAAACAGTAAGTGAAGCTGACGGTATGCATCGCATTCAGGTGGAGGGGTTTCAATCTGCCCGGGACGATTCATCGCAAAGCAAGAGATCATTTTGACCATTGCCATGCTCGTGACGAGGTTCGACATGGAGTTCGTCGAGTGGACGTGCAAGGACGGATCCAAGTCCGACCGGCCCCCGGTTGACGACAAGCATTATTTCGGATCGGCCGCTGTGCCTCCTGATAGGGATGCCAGAGTTCGCTGGAAGAGGCTGTGGTAAAGTGTAACGGTACAAGATCACCACGCGATAGAGATTTTGCCAAGGGTTCAAGTCTAGGAGTCATTGATAGCAAAGGAGACAGACCACCCAGGAGAGTCATGATAAGTTACCGAAGCCTCAATGAGTTTTGAATCATATCTATGTACGTCTCTACAatcaaaaacaaaaaaagaagtgCCAAACCTTGACAAAAATCAGGGTATTGGCGGTCTCGGTCCATCCCAGGGTCTAGACCCGGATATCTAGACCTCCTTCGCCACGATCGAAGGGTCGGCGTTCTTCACGAGCATCCGCACATAGTCGTTGAACCAAACCCCGGCTCGGGGcgcgccctcgagcccgcATCGTCCGTCGCTCTCGCCGCCAGGTTTCACCCACACGATCGAGTCTACGTGGGTGTTGTTGACCGGCGTGCCGGGCTTCACGCCGAACCCGGCCGGGCTGACGTTGCACCACTCCCCCCACTCTTCCCGGCTGTTGGACACGCGGCCCTGGTCGATGATGAAGCGCGAGGGCAGCccttcggcctcgaggtaGGGGGCCAGGGAGAGCGCGTAGTGGTTCTCGTCCCACGACGGACTCCACTCTGTGTAGTTGGCCCGCGGGTTGGCGTGAAACGGGTTCTGACCGAATTGTCAGTGTATCTGTCCGGCTTTCCAGAGATTTGGCTTGCTTCGCATGGTGTTACTTACATAGTTTGAGACGTTTGTGGAGAATCCGCGAatcttggtgttgttgcCCGCCTTCTGGACGACCTTGGCGAAAATCTTGGCCGCTGACACACATATATCAGCTTCAACACGTCTCTGCTACGGCCACCAGATACTCACAAGGGAGCAGATTTGGTTCCCAGCCCAACCACCCTCCATGGGCTGCATCGATATACAGGTTCACGTGGTCGAACTGCAAGCTGGCGATGGCATGcgcgacgccctcctcgtaCACCGGCTGGGCCTTGGCACAGAACTCGACGTGCTACAACGGCAGACAGCACCAGTAAGCAATTGCTGCATTTGCGGTCATTAATAAGTCCAAAGAGACGCAACTTACCAAGTTCGTgacgaggttggcgaggGAGTCGGGCTCCAGCACGACGGCAAAGGCCAGGTcgcgcgcggcggcgagcttctcTGCGTACGGCTTGATGTACGTCTCCTTGTACAGCCGCAGGCCGTCCGCCTCGCTGCTGAACTCGCCCGCGCTCTCCCCGGCACTGCAGTCCCTGTCGGGCAGGTTGTACAgcacgaggccgacgatctgcttctcgcccgtctcggcctgtaccgcgcgcgcgcgctcgatggcggcgtcgatggcgggcAGGCTCGCCGTGTTGGAGATCCAGACAAAGGTGCCAATGTCCTGGATCGCGCGGACCTTGGcggcgttctcggcgtcgccctcggccgcgaagGAGGCGTGCGTCTCctcaagcttctcggcccAGTCCGGGTTCGCGTAGAGCTTCCTGCCCTCGAAGGGGTTGGCCGTGTGGTTTGACGATCCCGTGCAGCGGGGACGGAGGCCTCTAGCGGCGTGACGGGGGTaggccgaggccgtgccGAGGGTGAATAGAACGGTGAGAATGGAAGCGAAATGCATTATGACAGTTCAGGTTACTTGGGTGCTGCTGTGGCGGGTATGTATGGACGAAGGCTGTTGCAACTACTCGACCGGCGGGCTTGTGTGCATACCACAGGAATAAGAAGCAACATTGATATCGATACAGACGACCGCCGCTCTACTGCTTCTTATAGCGTTTTGAAAAGCCATGAACACGGTCAACAATGGCGTTTCTTCCATCACGGAGCTTCCTTCACCACGGAGCTCCTATCGCCACGTCAGGAACGGAACGAAAGGCGCCCTATTCACATTGCAACAGCTGGGCGTGGTCAGGGGGGGtcaggaagagaaaaagaagactGCAGTCTTCCATCCGAAACGCCTCTTTGGGGTAGGATCGACGCATCAGGCAAGGCCGAGAGCCAGATTTGGGGAAACGCGGGATGGTGAGATGTGTGAGATAGATTGCCCAGCCCGCCACGCTCTTTCGTTCCGGCTCCCGTCCCGTGAATGGCGTCCCGCATCTGGTTCGCCAGAAGTGATGCAGGCGTGTAAATTGCCGAGCAGGGCCAAGATTCCCCGATTGGAAGATGCGGCTTCTCTTCCGACAACCCCAATATGGAACCACGTGCCAGCGTTTCCTGTGCATATGTGGCCTCATGGACCACCGTCTCGTAGTAGCCGCCGATTTAGGTGATTCAGGGCACTCTTGGATGCAATGAACGGGTAGGATTCTGGTGATGGCAAGTTGTACCCGACGTGGTCGCGGCTCGGTTGGGTAATCTCGTAGGCTCCCACCGGCAACCAAGTCCATCCTTTCTATCCAACCAAGGCTATGGCGACATTCGTTCAACCGGACGTCGTCTTTGTTTTTACTTCGTGACTATGTTTCATTAATTGATCTACGGAAGCAAAAACGCCGCCCTGTATGAACACGACGCATCAACATTAGACACTCAGAGACAGGGCCCTACTTGGAAAGGCAACATACAACTCTTCATGTCCTTGTTGGATATGGTAGCCGCAAGCAGACTTGGTTCTCAGAGCCTACCTCTTCTCCTCTACATGAGTGACATTGTACAATTcccgtctccttcttttcttcttcttgggtaACTCCATGAAGTTCAACTGTCGATCTCAAGTGGTTTGCCACACATATCACAACTTGTTCCATCGATTAATGGGCAGCGGAAACTTTCGTTTCCAAAGCCCTGGCCTCGCCTAGATGTGTGTTGGTAGACCTCCCATAGTGGAAAGGCAAGCAAACCCGTTTGTTTTCCTAGCTATAGAGAGGATTACACCGCGTAAAAAGTCTTGCTGTCAATCAATTGCAATTTTTCAAGCTAATGTTTGTAAAGACATTAACAAAGCAAagtaaataaataaaaaatGGAAATTTTGAAATGCTTCCAAAACGGTTCATAGGTTTGTCTCTCTTTTTGGCTCATGAACCCTCGCGTTTCTTCAACCATCTCCTCTGATGTGCATTTCGAGTTTCATTGCAGACAGATCTCACGGCTTCCCTCGGAAGAGCTTTTCAATTCGACAGTCAATGACATTGCATTTGCTTGTATAACTTTCAGACGCTATGCGTTGGTCGGCCAAACATTACTTCCCCTGCTTGAAAACACTCTTCTCTCCCGCTTGTGCTAAGCAAGTCTTGAGCGCAACCTGAACTTTAGGTCTTGGCTCCACAGGATTATAAAATTTGACGAACTCTGCCAAGGTTAGTAGAAAGGTCGTGTCTAATACTGATCGGCGCCCGCAAGAGCGGACAAACTCCCGCTCACAACGCCCGTCCATAAACAGTTACGTCGCTCTGAGCAACAGGAACCCTGCGGACGGACTTGCCGacgggaaaggggaaaatCGTCTCGCTCCTTGACAGTGGCAGAAGATTGTCTGTTCCTTTCACTTCTCGACGCGACCAGGGTCAGTG from the Colletotrichum destructivum chromosome 10, complete sequence genome contains:
- a CDS encoding Putative glycoside hydrolase, family 6, 1, 4-beta cellobiohydrolase, coding for MHFASILTVLFTLGTASAYPRHAARGLRPRCTGSSNHTANPFEGRKLYANPDWAEKLEETHASFAAEGDAENAAKVRAIQDIGTFVWISNTASLPAIDAAIERARAVQAETGEKQIVGLVLYNLPDRDCSAGESAGEFSSEADGLRLYKETYIKPYAEKLAAARDLAFAVVLEPDSLANLVTNLHVEFCAKAQPVYEEGVAHAIASLQFDHVNLYIDAAHGGWLGWEPNLLPSAKIFAKVVQKAGNNTKIRGFSTNVSNYNPFHANPRANYTEWSPSWDENHYALSLAPYLEAEGLPSRFIIDQGRVSNSREEWGEWCNVSPAGFGVKPGTPVNNTHVDSIVWVKPGGESDGRCGLEGAPRAGVWFNDYVRMLVKNADPSIVAKEV